One part of the Mytilus trossulus isolate FHL-02 chromosome 11, PNRI_Mtr1.1.1.hap1, whole genome shotgun sequence genome encodes these proteins:
- the LOC134691582 gene encoding transcription intermediary factor 1-alpha-like yields the protein MYHDNDDHVFKYLPCLHTFCKSCINTYIGSTVTENNPNGFKCPVCRRYVPIDENDDNSENWANNLPGNHFILSLIDRKAIQKSEKLCDTCKLENISQNALSFCTVCEEAYCESCQRCHTLYKATRTHKIVPITDIITDTTISGIYAHVTCKEHPNKTIEVYCQDHSKPCCTVCATVHHRKCGQVVTIDKAVTGIKASEKAKNLLTTLTETSNTLSKVLQNQKTNKENFENGIETVLQEITTLREKVCKHLNELEQKLRDEANCRRKEKIIKLDDETTHLSSLKNTVDNWKSLFEACLSQGSEIQCLVKMDEILNNLPQTEKDISKLLREIRAISVKFEHKDIISDMTSLGSLIFDEQQPSAYSIPGRKIANFHTGKIRIAFTIDVTINAVSGIFFNNDIILTHYSHKKIVYYDNKGKQQGQLSIPYNVTDIAKLNDQKVAVSSNEKKIVVINVKPLTIVKTINISNPLWDISFCENEFVTAYNSKISWFNAENGTIVKSQPTTAGTRHVYCYKKNEYIYWDRGQSIKRESNEGKGFTYSHSLLQGPFSQDVDSDGNIYTTGYGSKNIHQLTSTGKLVRIIPISDIDNTITASPWVIRFQPNSNRFLLTFDHGATKVLVCEID from the exons atgtatcatgATAATGATGATCACGtgtttaag TATCTGCCGTGTCTGCATACGTTTTGTAAGTCGTgtattaatacatatattgGTTCTACCGTGACAGAAAACAATCCGAATGGATTCAAATGTCCCGTATGTCGTCGGTATGTGCCAATTGATGAAAATGATGATAATTCGGAAAATTGGGCCAATAATTTACCCGGGAACCATTTTATTCTATCACTTATTGATAGAAAGGCAATCCAAAAGTCGGAAAAACTTTGCGATACTTGTAAACTAGAGAATATTTCCCAGAATGCACTCTCATTCTGCACTGTATGTGAAGAAGCTTACTGTGAATCATGTCAAAGATGTCATACGCTTTACAAAGCAACAAGAACTCACAAAATAGTTCCCATCACAGATATTATAACAGACACCACCATTTCCGGTATATATGCGCATGTCACTTGTAAAGAGCATCCCAATAAGACGATAGAAGTTTACTGTCAGGATCATTCAAAACCTTGTTGTACAGTTTGTGCCACTGTCCACCACAGAAAATGTGGACAGGTTGTCACTATCGATAAAGCGGTTACCGGGATAAAAGCATCCGAAAAAGCAAAAAACCTGTTGACAACATTAACAGAAACGAGTAACACATTAAGTAAAGTTCTTCAGAACCAAAAGACAAATaaggaaaattttgaaaatggcatAGAAACAGTTCTTCAAGAAATCACAACTTTACGAGAAAAAGTTTGTAAACATTTGAATGAACTCGAACAAAAACTTCGGGACGAGGCCAACTGTAgaaggaaagaaaaaataattaagcttGATGACGAAACAACACATTTGTCCAGCCTTAAGAATACAGTTGATAACTGGAAGAGTTTATTCGAAGCTTGTTTATCTCAAGGATCAGAAATACAATGTCTGGTCAAGATGGACGAGATTCTAAACAATCTTCCTCAAACTGAAAAAGACATTTCTAAACTTTTACGTGAAATAAGGGCTATATCCGTAAAGTTTGAACATAAAGATATCATTTCAGACATGACCTCTCTCGGCAGTTTGATTTTTGATGAGCAACAGCCTTCTGCATATTCTATTCCCGGAAGGAAGATAGCAAATTTCCACACAGGAAAAATCCGAATAGCTTTCACAATTGATGTAACAATAAATGCTGTAAGTGGGATATTCTTTAATAATGATATCATTTTGACACATTATTCTCATAAAAAGATCGTGTATTACGACAACAAAGGGAAGCAACAAGGACAGTTAAGTATTCCTTACAATGTAACAGACATAGCTAAACTGAATGACCAAAAAGTGGCTGTGTCTTCAAATGAAAAGAAGATAGTGGTTATCAACGTTAAACCGCTGACTATCGTGAAGACTATAAATATCAGCAATCCTTTGTGGGATATTTCGTTTTGTGAAAATGAATTTGTAACTGCTTATAATAGTAAAATATCTTGGTTTAATGCTGAAAATGGTACAATAGTTAAAAGTCAACCAACTACAGCAGGAACAAGACATGTTTATTGCTACAAGAAAAATGAGTACATCTACTGGGATAGAGGACAGTCCATTAAAAGAGAGAGCAATGAAGGAAAAGGCTTTACGTACAGCCATAGTCTATTACAAGGCCCCTTCTCCCAGGACGTTGATAGCGACGGGAACATTTATACAACCGGGTATGGTTCTA